DNA from Aggregatimonas sangjinii:
CCGGACTGATATCTTTTATCTTCTTAGCGGGCATTCCTGCGAAAACAGTTCCTGGTGGCACATGGGTACCTTTGGTTAAAACGGCACCTGCCGCAATAATGCTATTACTTTCCACCACGCAATCGTCCATCACAATACTTCCCATTCCGATCAGCACGTTATCGTGTATGGTGCAGCCATGAACGATGGCATTATGTCCTATGGAAACATTATTGCCGATAGTGGTGGGCGACTTTTGATAGGTGCAGTGTACGACGGCACCATCCTGTACATTCACCTTATTGCCCAATTTGATAAAGTGCACATCGCCACGAAGCACGGCATTGTACCAAATACTGCATTGACTCCCCATACTTACCTCCCCTACGATCACCGCGTTTTCGGCTATAAAACAATCTTCCCCTATTTCGGGACTTTTTCCGTTGATGGTTTTTGTTATCATAGTTTCGGGTTTGTGGTTTGTGGTTTGCGGTTTGTGGTTTGTGGTTTGTGGTTTGTGGTTTGTGGTTTGTGGTTTGTGGTTTGTGGTTTGTGGTTTGTGGTTTGTGGATAAAAGCATCTTTTTTGGAAGGCACAAATCGAGTTGCCATGATAATTTTAAAAATAAGCCAGTAGCTCTTTCTTTTTGGAAGCGGAGACCAACAGCTCTTTTCCGTTCGAAACGACCACGCTCCCTCCTTTGCCCTTCCTGTATTTGATTACCTCGTTCACATTTACCAAATACGATTTATGTATGCGTGCAAATGGAAATTCCGAAAGCGCTTCCTCAAAATATTTTAAGGTTTTACTGACCAAGATCTTCTTGTTTTCCAGATAAATTTCGGTATAATTATCATCGGCCTTGCAGTAAAGGATGTCCTTTACATTCAATACCTGAAAACCATCTTGCTGCGGCAAGGTAATTTTCCCTTCAACGGACTTCAACCGCGGCTGAAGTACTTTATCCTCTAAAGCACTCTCTTTTCTGCGGATATCCGAAACATATGCTACGGCTTTCACCAATTCATCGATATTGATCGGTTTCATCAGGTAATAGGCCGCGTGATTGTTCAAAGCATCTTTCGCATAATGATCGTAGGCCGTAACAAAAACCGTTTCAAAGGTCCTGTCCGGAACCTGATCTAATAAATCAAAGGCATTTCCGAAGGGCATCTCCACATCCAAAAAAACCAGGTCGAGGGTATGTTGGTCGATGAGTTTTAATCCTTCCTGAATCGACGGCGCTTCTCCTACTAGGTTTACATCCGAACAATACTTGGCGAGATAGTTTCGAAGTATTTCCCGACTGTTCGATTCGTCTTCAACGATAATAGCGTTTAATTTCATCAGTCTTTCTTTAAAGTAAGCTTTACACGGGTACCCGATCCATCGGTTTCCAGATTGGAAATACGAACGGCCACCTTATCCTTATACATATCGTTTAAAATTGCGATACGCTTCTTTATATTACCCATGCCCTTCGACTTGCGTTTCTTTTGGTTCATGGTCTTGAGCTCAGCGGATTTCTTTCTGCCGATGCCGTTATCCTTGATGACGATTTCAAGCGTTTCCTTATCTGTTTGCTTTACTTCGATCCGTAGATAGCCCTTTTCTTCTTTATAGCGCAACCCATGCCAAATCGCATTTTCAATATATGGTTGAAGCAACATAGGCGGAATTTGAAAGGATGCAACAGCTACATCTTCCTCAACATGTATCTTGTAGTCGAACTTTTCAGGGAAACGGGAATGCTCGAGCTTTACGTATAATTCCAACAATTCAAGCTCTTGGGCCAAGGGAATAAAATCTTCTTCCGAATTTTCCAATACCGAACGCATGAGGGTCGAAAACTCGCTCAGGTAGCGATTCGCACTTCGTTCATCACTTTTGGCGATGTAATTGTTTACCGAGTTCAAGGCATTGAAAATAAAATGCGGATTCATTTGTGAGCGCAGCGATTTCAATGCCAATAGGTTGTTCGCCAACTTCTGTTGTTGGTTGCTACGGTAAAAAAAGAAAGTGGCCAAGCCCATAAGAATCAGACCGATGATCAACGAATAGATTACATAGCGTTGCATTCTATTGTTTTCTTGGAACAACCTTTGTTCGGTTACGGCGAGATCGTATTTACTCTGGGAGAGTTCCCGTTCCTGTTCCAAACCTTTTATTCGGCTTTGTTTTGTGGATATCTCCCGGTTAAAACGTGCGGCCCTGGAAATCTCCTGCTCCTTGCGTACGTACAACGTATCTACTAGTGCCACGTACTCTTGGTAGGTCGCCAAGGCTTTCGTAAAATCGCCACGGCTTTCATACACCTCCGACAATTTGTAGGTAGCGTCTTTTTGTACGACAAGATCATCATCTACATCGGCCGCCACGATACTACGCTGCAAGTAGGGAATCGCCTCATCGTATTTGTCTTGGGCGATGTAGGCATTCGCAATTTTGTAGTTGATCCGCTGGGTCGTTATCGAGTCTGCCTCAATACCCTTTTCTTTGCGGGCCGTTTTTGGTTTGGGCAATTTTTCAAGTTCGCTCAAACTCCTTTTACGCATCTGTATTTC
Protein-coding regions in this window:
- a CDS encoding tetratricopeptide repeat protein, which gives rise to MKRRIHIAVVLFFATAMAFSQVSENANKSLQIKGSVKVKETLEPLSGVAVSTNRGEYTVTNFLGEFEIDANVGDELIVESPELETVRYLIKSDEDISVLVEGYSGNSRSSSSDSTRRDVSLHKTYLDSAIFYKRIDLEKSIDFITQSIAQLGTRGNKTELARSLTTLGEVYQYHKQYDLAITSYQDALAAKKTIRTALLLGRTYVLNGDYTSAEAEFRPLLKIKTMVPFQKVALYEGLGDAYKGQKDIDEAVAFYEEGLKVAKKNQIAPKMADLNSKIADAYALDNRGIEAEGFYKNSLELASQQAPQRSIQEKEKVADYYNEKSRYPEEIQMRKRSLSELEKLPKPKTARKEKGIEADSITTQRINYKIANAYIAQDKYDEAIPYLQRSIVAADVDDDLVVQKDATYKLSEVYESRGDFTKALATYQEYVALVDTLYVRKEQEISRAARFNREISTKQSRIKGLEQERELSQSKYDLAVTEQRLFQENNRMQRYVIYSLIIGLILMGLATFFFYRSNQQQKLANNLLALKSLRSQMNPHFIFNALNSVNNYIAKSDERSANRYLSEFSTLMRSVLENSEEDFIPLAQELELLELYVKLEHSRFPEKFDYKIHVEEDVAVASFQIPPMLLQPYIENAIWHGLRYKEEKGYLRIEVKQTDKETLEIVIKDNGIGRKKSAELKTMNQKKRKSKGMGNIKKRIAILNDMYKDKVAVRISNLETDGSGTRVKLTLKKD
- a CDS encoding gamma carbonic anhydrase family protein; the protein is MITKTINGKSPEIGEDCFIAENAVIVGEVSMGSQCSIWYNAVLRGDVHFIKLGNKVNVQDGAVVHCTYQKSPTTIGNNVSIGHNAIVHGCTIHDNVLIGMGSIVMDDCVVESNSIIAAGAVLTKGTHVPPGTVFAGMPAKKIKDISPELSKGEIDRIAENYIKYSSWFKE
- a CDS encoding LytR/AlgR family response regulator transcription factor, whose product is MKLNAIIVEDESNSREILRNYLAKYCSDVNLVGEAPSIQEGLKLIDQHTLDLVFLDVEMPFGNAFDLLDQVPDRTFETVFVTAYDHYAKDALNNHAAYYLMKPINIDELVKAVAYVSDIRRKESALEDKVLQPRLKSVEGKITLPQQDGFQVLNVKDILYCKADDNYTEIYLENKKILVSKTLKYFEEALSEFPFARIHKSYLVNVNEVIKYRKGKGGSVVVSNGKELLVSASKKKELLAYF